The Triticum aestivum cultivar Chinese Spring chromosome 7B, IWGSC CS RefSeq v2.1, whole genome shotgun sequence genome window below encodes:
- the LOC123159218 gene encoding protein WHAT'S THIS FACTOR 1 homolog, chloroplastic: protein MARWSSPKDPALEAALRRNRRWIVNNQIKRLLLRFPSRSAPVRLLQSRFKTLDLLGRAANWLRKYPSCFELFTGEGPAGSGGELCFGFTKRMAELVDAEEAAVTASEPAMADRLARVLMLARGRRLPVSKLAALRGPLGLPDDYLLRILPAHTDLFRLANPYPHRRNAVELELLRWVPSRAVSAVEAAASASNSLPRFTCSLPSSWAKSHDKMEDFNSTPYISPYSEDGAVPGTEAEKRAVAVVHELLSLTLWKKISVMKLEHFRWEFGLPEDTARMLLRHSCLFYVSNRYKIHTAVLREGYEGSELRVKDPVVAAKDRLGELMQEGLHEFNQRRRAVNLEKKRRKGEVDVKKEEEELEDEAGALLDSAEKREERRRFYKVLFGDDNR from the coding sequence ATGGCGCGGTGGTCGTCTCCGAAGGACCCGGCTCTGGAGGCGGCCCTCCGCCGCAACCGGCGCTGGATCGTGAACAACCAGATCAAGCGCCTCCTCCTCCGCTTCCCGTCCCGCTCCGCCCCCGTCCGCCTCCTCCAGTCCCGCTTCAAGACGCTCGACCTCCTCGGCCGCGCCGCCAACTGGCTCCGCAAGTACCCCTCCTGCTTCGAGCTCTTCACCGGCGAAGGCCCGGCCGGGAGCGGCGGTGAGCTCTGCTTCGGCTTCACCAAGCGGATGGCGGAGCTCGTCGACGCCGAGGAGGCCGCCGTCACCGCGTCCGAGCCGGCCATGGCCGACCGCCTCGCGCGCGTGCTCATGCTCGCCCGCGGGCGCCGCCTCCCGGTCTCCAAGCTCGCCGCGCTGCGCGGCCCGCTCGGCCTCCCAGACGACTACCTCCTCCGCATCCTCCCCGCCCACACCGACCTCTTCCGCCTCGCCAACCCGTACCCTCACCGCCGCAATGCCGTAGAGCTGGAGCTGCTCCGATGGGTCCCTTCCCGCGCGGTCTCTGCTGTTGAGGCCGCTGCCTCGGCGAGCAACTCCCTCCCGCGGTTCACCTGCTCGTTGCCGTCCTCTTGGGCCAAGTCCCACGACAAGATGGAGGACTTCAACTCCACACCCTACATTTCGCCCTACTCGGAGGACGGGGCGGTGCCTGGCACAGAGGCTGAGAAGCGTGCGGTGGCTGTGGTTCACGAGCTTCTTTCGCTCACCTTGTGGAAGAAGATTTCGGTTATGAAGCTAGAGCACTTCAGATGGGAGTTTGGGTTGCCAGAAGACACAGCTAGGATGCTGCTCCGGCATTCTTGCCTCTTCTATGTGTCGAATCGGTACAAGATTCACACTGCGGTGCTCCGTGAGGGTTATGAGGGGTCTGAGCTGAGGGTGAAGGATCCAGTGGTGGCAGCAAAGGATAGACTCGGGGAACTGATGCAGGAGGGTCTGCACGAATTTAATCAGCGGCGACGTGCTGTGAAtttggagaagaagaggaggaaaggTGAAGTTGATGtgaagaaggaagaagaggagCTCGAAGATGAGGCAGGGGCACTGTTGGATAGTGCGGAGAAGAGGGAGGAAAGACGGAGGTTTTACAAGGTGTTGTTTGGTGATGATAACCGGTGA